The nucleotide window ATTCGATACCTCCGTTCGTTGGTTTGGATAGTAGTTCGATCATCGTTGTCTGTCTACGTTCGACCGGCAACACCCTGTGCGAACTGATCGCCGAAGATGATGAAGACGAGCAGCGTCGGCAGTGCGGTCAGGAACGCACCGGCCATCCGTAGCCCGAAGTCGACGCCTTCGAGGCTCGTCCCCAGTCCCACGAGCGAGAGCGTCACTGGGGCCGACGGTCCCGTGCCGCCGACGAGAATCAGTGCGAACAGCAGTTCGTTCCAGATCTGCGTGAACTGGTAGATCAACACCACCGCGAACATCGGTCCCGACAGCGGGAGGACGATCCGGCGGTAGATTTCGAAGACGCCCGCGCCATCGAGGCGCGCCGCCTCGACCATCTCGTCGGAGAGCCCCATGTAGTAGCCCCTGAACAGCACTGTACTGATGGGGATTCCGTAGGAGGTGTGGGTCACGATCAGTTCGATGAGGTCCGCGTGATACGGTTCGAGCAACGGTAGCGCCCACAGCGGCGACAGCGCCGTTTCGAGCGGAATCATCGACCAGAACTGCGACAGCGGCACCAGTACGGCCTGGTACGGGATGAACACGCCGGCGACGAACAGCGCGAAAATCGGGATCTGCCCCTTCCAGCTGATCTGTGTCAGTCCGTAGGCCGCGAGACTCCCGAACAGCGCGCCGAGCACCGTCGCCGGGATCGTCATCACGAGGCTGTTGACCAACCCCGACGAGAGTGTATCGAGCGCCTCTGCCCAGTTCTGGAGGGTGAACCCGTCCGGTCCGGGCGGGAGATACGGCGCGGTGTTGATGACTGCCTCGTTGGTCTTGAACGACGTGACGAGCCCTGCTTCGAGGGGCACGAGGAAGTAGACGGCGATGAGCGCGAGTACTGCGTACAGGAGGATTCGTTTCCCGCCGATCGCATCGCGCAGATCGCTCGTCGACGATTCGCCGTCGGTCGCGTCGGCTGTAACGGTTTCCTGACTCATAGTGCACCCCTGCGGTACTGACTGTAGAGATACGGGATGACGACGAGCAACGCGAGGACGTAGAGCACGATCGCGATCGCCGAGCCGTACGCCCAGTGCTGGTTCGAGTACGCTTCACGAACCATCAGCGTCGCGAGGATGTCGGCTCCTGCTGCGGGACGGTACTGGCCGAACAGCGCATACAGGAAGTCGAACGCTTTGAGCGCACCGATCATCAGCACGACGAGCGCGCTGATGACCGAGCCCCTGAGCTGGGGGATGATGACTCGCCAGTACATCTTGATCGTGCTCGCGCCGTCGATACGCGCCGCCTCGAAGTGTTCGTCGGGGATCGCTTGCAATCCGGCGAGAAAGACCACCATCGCGTAGCCGCTGAACTGCCAGACCAGCGCGAAGATGACCGCTCCGAGCACGAGCTGTGGGTTGCCGATCCAGTCCGGACTAAGTCCGCCGAGGCTCAGCACCGAGTTGATGATGCCGTTGTCGATGTCGTACATCCACGCCCAGAGCTGGGCGGTCACGACGAACGAGAGGCTGAACGGCAGCAGATACACCAGCCGGAACGTGTTCTGCAATCGAAGCGTCCGATCGAGCAGGATCGCGAGCACCAGCCCGAGCACGAGACAGAGGACCGTGAACGCGATCAGCAGGACGAACGTGTTGCGCGCGGCGTTGATGAACGCCTCACTACCGAACAGTTCGGCGTACTGCTGGAAATCGAGCGTGGAGTAGTCCGGATCACCAAAGCCCTCCATATCCGTCAGCGAGATGAGGAAGTTCCAGCCGATCGCCCCGTAGACAAACAGCCCCATCAACAGGAATGGCGGGAGCCAGAACGGCAGCGAGCCGACGAACCGGCTGTTGCGCGGCGATCGCAGTCGATCCGATAGTCCTGTGCCGGCCGAGCCACGGCTCACGGTCGCCCCGCCGTCGGTGCGAACCGGGCTCTCGTCGTCGCCGGTGTCGCCCACGAGTCGGGTGCGAAGGTCACTCAGCCGTGATCGGATCGACCGTCCCACGTCAGTTCGATCCGGAGACGGCATCGAGCATCCCCTTGGTTGCGGAGTCGAGGTTCCCCGAGCCGAGGAACTCGTTGGTGATCACGCCGTCGATATCCGAGTGGACATCGGGCAGCACGGCGAGCCCGTGGGCGATCGTCGGCGGTTTCTGCGAGACCTCGCTGTACTCCTTGATCGTCTTGGTGAGATACGGACCGAACTTATCCGTGGGGGCATCGGTCCGCGGGGGAATCGACCCTTTGTACTGGTTGAACGCGACCTGTGCCTCGGTCGTGCCCAGATAGGAGAGCCAGGTCTTTGCGGCCTCGGGAGCGGGCCCGTCGGCGGGGAACGGGAACGAGTCGAGATGCATCCCGTACATGTCGTCGGTACCGGGGAAGGTGACGTTGTTCCAGTCGTCCTCGTACTCGAAGTCGTCCTGGTTGCGGTAGGAGCCGGCGACCCAGTTGCCGTTGTGGACGAAGGCCGCGTCACCGCTCATGAACTTCTGATTGGCCTGCGTGAAGCCGATGCTCGATGCGTCGTCGTTGATGTGGTCGTAGTAGTTCTGGACGGTCTGGAACGCCTTGCGCACCGCCTTCTCGTCGCCCTCGCCGTTGATGTAGTCCATGAACGCCTGATAGCCGGCCTGTCCCTGCATGACGACCTCCCAGAGCTGGAGCGTCGTGAACGGCGCTTCGAGCCCCTGTGCGAGACCGACGGCGTCGGTGTTCTGCTCGACCTTCTTGAGCGCGGCCGTCAGATCGCTCGGCTTCGAGAAGCTCGTCGGGTCGACACCCGCTTCCTCGACGACGGAGACGTTGTAGAAGAGGTCGTTCATCCGGTGGGAGCCGATCGGTACCGCAACGTATGGCCCCGAGCCGACGGATTTCGAGCTTTCACCGACCTGCGAGTACTGTTTGGCCTCCTTCGTGTAGTTCTGCTTGAGGTCCTTGGTCCAGACGTCGTCGCTGATGTCGCCGAGAAGCCCGGCGCTGGTGAACTGGACGAGGTTGTTGCCGGGCCAGTCGGCCCACGAGCTGGGGAGGTTGCCGTTCTGTGCACGGTTCGAGATGGTCGTGTCGAGATTGGTGTTGCCGCCGCCGCCGATGGCCTGGAAGTTCGTGTCGACGTCGGAATGGGCTTCCTCGAACGTCTTGATGAGGTTGTTGATGGCTTTCTTGCCGTCGCCGCCGGTCCAGCCGTGGAGGACCTGCAGCTTGCCGCCACCACCGGACGAGCCGCCACCGCTGCTGTTGTTTCCACCGCTCCCGTTCCCACCACCGCCGCCACCGCCACCGACACAGCCGGCGAGACCGACCATCGCGCCGGCGCTCGCCGCAGCGGTGCCCTTCAGATACGTCCGCCGAGAGTAGTTCGATTCGGAGTCAGACATCGTTCGCCTCAAACGGCGTAACGAACCATCATATACTTTTCGACGGATCGAACGGACCGCCCGCTTTCGGTTTCAGGCTCGATTCGGGAAATTTTTCGAGAGCTGAGTAGCCGCTGGCTCGACTGCGCCTCGCTCAGTCGAACGCCGTGGAACGGAGCTCCACGAGCTCGATGCGGCTACGCTGCATCGAACAGCTCCTCACCGTCGACCATATGCTCGGCGACGGCATCCATATCGAGCGTCAGCCCGAGCCCCGGTCGCTCGGGGATCTCGATCGCGCCCTCCTGAATGACCGATTCCTCGACGAGCTCTGCCCACCAGCCGAGCTGATAGGAGTGGTACTCGACGGCGAGCGAGTTGGGGATGGCAGCGCCGACGTGGGCGCTCGCCATCGTGCCGACGGGCGAGGCGACGTTGTGCATCGCCACCGGCACGTAGTAGCTGTCGGCCATGTCGGCGACTTTTCTCGTCTCGCGCATTCCACCCATCTTCGGGAGGTCGGGCGCGACGACGTCGACGGCCTGCTCTTCGAGGAGCCGACGGTAGCCGTGTTTGCGATAGACGTTCTCGCCGGCGGCGATGGGGGTGGTCGTCCCGCGCGTGACCTCGCGCTGGACGTCGTGGTTCTCCGGCGGGACGGGGTCTTCGAGCCACCAGACGTCGTGCTCCTCGATCGCCCGCGCGATGCGTTTAGCGCTCCCGCCGGTGAACGCCCAGTGGCAGTCGAAGGCCGCGTCGGCCCGCCCATCGAGGCGCTCGGTCACTGCTCTGACTATCTCGGCCTTGTGTTCGATCTCCTTGTTCCGGAGGTGGCGGTTGGCCTTATCCTTCTCATGACCCGAGGGGACGTCGAGATCGAACTTGAGTGCGTCGTAGCCCAGTTCCTCGACGACGCGCTCGGCCTCGTCGGCGTTCGCCTGTGGGTCTTCCTCCTCGCCCGCGTGGCAGTCGCAGTAGACGCGCACCGAGTCACGATACTTCCCGCCCAGTAGCTGGTAGGCGGGCAGTTCGAGGATCTTGCCGGCGAGGTCGTGGAGCGCGATCTCGATACCCGAGATGGCCGTGATGACCGTCCCGCCGATCGAGCCCTCGCCGGACATCTTCTGGACGAGATGCTCGAACAGCCGATCGATGTCGAGCGGGTTCTCGCCGACGACGAACGGTGTCATCCGAGCGATGATCTCGGGCACCCCGGCACCCCAGTAGGCCTCGCCCGTGCCGACGATGCCCGCGTCGGTGTACACTCGCACCAGCGTCCACGGGAAATTGCCGTCGACCATCGTCGTCTGCACGTCGGTGATCTCGACGTCGCGCCCGCCGCCGCGTTTGGCCCGCACGCCCATCGTCTCCGACGAGAGCTCGCGCATCGTGTACTCGGCGTTCGGGTCGTGCAGGTCGGCGTAGTCGATACCCATGATTCGATGTTTACTCGTATTCTAATAAAACGATGTCGTACCGGATCAGTCGAGTGTCGCCAACCGATTGAGCGCCGAGACGATTCGCAGGACGGCGGCGGCTTCACCGCGATCGTAGACGAGTTCGTCGGTTCTGATGACGTGATCGAGCACGGCCCGCGAGGCGTGTTCGGGTGCGGCAGCGATCCCCTTCCCGTCGGCGACCCACTCCATCACGCGCAGGTCGGACTTCGAGTCGCCCATCACGAGCGCGAACGGATCGTCGACACCGAGCACGTCGAAGGCGGTCTCGACGCCGGCGACCTTGTTCAGCTCCAGGCTGCCGACCTCGGCGGCGTCGGCCTCGTAGTAGGCGACGTCGATGCGCTCGAAAGCCTCCGACAGCGCCGCCGGCAGTTCGTCCGGATCACGTTCGGATAGTCGGTCACGTCGTTCGAGCACGCCACGGATCTCGGGGTCGGCCGCGGCGTAGAACGCCCGTGCCCACTCGCTTCCCTCCTCGCTGTCGGTCCCCTCCGCCACGATCGTCCCGAGCAGATCGACGAGATAGCAGAGCGCCTGATCGATGATCTCCCGAGCTTCCGGGCTGCCGGTCTCGGCGTTCGGCTTCAGAGTGACGTTGAACTCGTTGCCTTGGAGATGACATCCTTCGCGAACGCCGTCGGGGGCCTCGGGCAACACGCGCGAGCGCAACGCGTAGAAGACGTCCTGGATCCGCTCGTCGAGACGCTCGTAGAGCAATTTCTTCGTCTCCGAGCCGTGACCGGGCGTGAACACGCCGGTGCCGGCCTCGTAGACGATGCTCAACGTTCCGGAGTGGACGAGTTCGCTGCCGAGCCCCTGGATGGCGAACCCCTTCACGTTCTCCAGGGTCTGGCCGGTGCAGATGACGACCGGGATGCCCGCCTCGTGGAGCTCGGTCAGGTAGTGGAGCGTCTCGCGCGGAATCTCGTTGTCGGTGCCGCCCGCGGATCTGAGGGTTTCGTCGACGTCGAGCACGAGGACGTTCACCCCGCGGTCGTGTTTGGTCAGGAGATCGAGCGCGGTGAACGCTTCCTCGCGGCTGGCGTGGGCGGCGATATTTGCGAGCGTTTCGCCGTACTGGAAGGCGTCACGGATCTCGTCCTTTCGCTCGTCGAGTTCGGTGGCGATCTCCTGGTAGCCTTCGAGCGCGACGCGCGAATCGACGGGCGGGAAGACGTCGATGAACCGCTGGTGGTCGCGCAGGCCGTCGGTGTCGAACGACTCGTAGAGCTCGTAGAGGAGATCGTACCGATCCATAGTCGCCTCGGGGGTGCCGAGCGCATAAGCGTGTTCGCCCGCCCGACTCAGAGCAACCCCTCGGCACGGATGGTGGCTTCGAGCGCCGATCGCTCCTCGTCGTCCATCCCGCGGAGCGGGCTCCGCAGCGGGCCGGCGTCGAACCCGCGCAGCGAGAGCGCGGCCTTCACACCCGCCAGATATGGCCCGCCCTTGAACGCGTCGCGCACCCGATAGAGGGTACTCTGGCACTCGCGTGCGTGCTCGATATCGCCCGCGGTGTACGACTCGTGGAGATCGACGAGCAGTTCGGGCAGTGCGTTCGCCACCGCGCTCACGCCGCCGGTACAGCCGACGAGCCGGCCGGGGAACTGCAGCGAGTCCGAGCCGGCGAGGAAGACGAACTCGGGATGGTCGTCGATGGCGCGACTGAGCCAGGGGACGTCCTTGCTCGAATCCTTGACGCCGGCGAGTCCGTCGATCTCGGCGAGCGCGTCGAGCGTCGCGTGGCTAAGTGCGTTGCCCGTTTTCGAGGGGATGTGATAGACGTAGATCGGGAGCTCGGTGGCCTCGGCGACGCGACGGTAGTGTTCGACCGCGCCCGTCTCGTCGACCGGGTAGTAGTAGGGTGTGACGACGACGAGTCCGTCTGCACCGGCCTCGGCGGCACGCTGGGCGCGGTCGACCGTGTGATACGTGCTCGGCGCACCGACGCCCGCGATGACCGGCACCTCGCCGCCGACCTCGTCGACGACCGCCTCGACGACGCCGGCCTGTTCGTCGCCGTCGAGCAGGGCGAACTCGCCGTTCGTTCCCAACGGAAAGACGCCGTGGACGCCCCGATCGACGACGAATCGGGCGTGGTCGGCCGTCGTCTGGTAATCGACCGATTCGTCCTCGTCGAATGCCGTCACCATCGGCGGGATGACGCCGCCGAGATCGAGCGGATCGTCGTTCGCAGTCGCATCGTGGCTCATGGCGTTCGTTCTCGGTGTGTAATCATAAACGTCCGGGGAGCGGATTCCGCAACGCCTACCGTGCCGCCCCCGTAGATCGATTCATGACACCGGACGTACTCACGCTCGGCGAAACGATGGTGCTGTTCAGTCCCGACGAGCCGGGGCCGACGAAACACCAGCAGACGTTCAAGAAGAGCCTCGGCGGTGCCGAGAGCAACGTCGCGATCGCCCTCTCGCGGCTCGGCAACGACGTGGGCTGGTACAGCAAGCTCGGTGCGGACCCGCACGGCAACTACATCAATTCGTTCGTCCGCGGCGAAGGCGTCGATACCGCGACCGTCGAATTCACCGACGACGCGCCGACGGGGATCATGTTCAAGGAACGGCGCGCGCTCGGGGAGACCTCGGTCTACTACTACCGCCACGGCTCGGCCGCGAGCACGATGAGTGCCGACGATCTCCCCACCGATGCCATCGCGGACGCCGACTATCTCCATCTGACTGGGATCACGCCCGCGCTGAGCGATTCCTGTCGTGAGGCGACCCTTGCGGCCATCGAGCGCGCACGCGAGGCGGGGACGACGATATCGTTCGACCCGAACATCCGCCACAAACTCTGGGAGAGCAACGAGGAGATGCGACGAACGCTGCTCGCACTCGTCGAGAAGAGCGACATCGTCCTTCCCGGAATCGAGGAGGGACGGGCGCTGTTCGACACTGACACACCTGAAGCGATTGCGAACGCGTGTCGCGATCGGGGAGCTGCCATCGCGGTCGTCAAACTCGGTGCCGAGGGTGCGCTCGTCGACGATGGCGAGGCCACCCGCGTGCCGGGCTACGAGGTCGAGCGCGTCGTCGACCCCATCGGTGCCGGCGACGGGTTCGCCGCCGGTTTCCTCGACGGCCGTCTTCGCGGCCTCGATGCGGTCGAAGCGACGAAGCGTGCCAACGCTGTCGGTGCGTTCGCCACCACTGTGACCGGTGACGTCGAGGGACTACCGACCGAGCGCGAACTCGACGTGTTCCTCGGCGATCGCGAGGCGCTCCGGCGGTAGCTGCGCCGTTCCGTTCGAAATCGTCGCCAGCGGTTATCGGCGACGCTCCTGGAACCGTTCGAGCAGTTCCAGCAGCTGTGCGTGGCCAGCGGGTGCGTACGCCAGTACGAGAAGGGCGAGCGCACGCGGGTCGTGCTCGCCGGCGGCGACCGCTCGCCGGAGTTCGCGCCGTGCTTTCGAACTCCTGCCGGCCCGCAGCAGCCGCTTGCCGTATTTGTATCTCGCCTTGCGTTCGAGCACCGCGCGGTGGGCCGCAACATCAGGTACTCGGTTCGCGAGGTCCGCGATCACCGTCAGTTCGGTCTCGTACATCAGTTCGAGGTCCGAACTCATCGACCCTGCTCGACGGGTGTAGCACGCGAGCGGTTCGGCCACGCGCGCGGGTCGGTAGCTGGCGAACAGCCGTGCCCAGAGGTGGCGGTCCTCTGCCACCGGCAGGCGCTCGTCGAAGCGCTCGTCGGCGAAGCACTCCCGGCGGGCGAGCACGGTCGGCATCGGCACCCCGCCCTCGTAGAGGAAGTCGACATGGTGGCTGTCAGGATTGCGGACCGACAGCGCGGACTGCCGGCGTTTCCTCCCATCCTCGACGAGATAGACGTTCGAGTAGACGATGTCGGCACCGTCAGCGACGGCCGCGAGCTGTCGGTCGAGTTTTTCGGGGAGCCAGCGATCGTCGGCATCGAGAAAGGCGATCAGTTCTCCGGTGGCGGCATCGAGTCCGCGATTGCGTGCCGCCGCGAGGCCGCTGGGTTTCTGATTCAGATAGGTGAATCCCTCGACACGGGCGGCGAGCTCGCGCAGCCAGGACACGTCGGAACTATCGACGACGATCAGTTCGACGTTCCCGTGGGTCTGTGCCGCGATGGATTCGAGCGCCGGGCCGAGCAACTCGCTGTCGTCATAGGTCGGAACGATCACCGATACGAGCGGTCCCCCACCCTGCTGGAGCGATTCGGGCAGCGAGACCGCTGAATCGGGCATCGCCGTCCCTGATCGGGCCACTCGCTTGAACGTTCGGAGTCCGCTCGACGAGCGCCGGCGACGGAAAGGTACTAACCGACGTGGTGAGGACACGAAAGCGAATGCGGGACGTGCTGCTCATCACCGTCGATTCGCTCCGGGCCGACCATCTCGGGTGTGACGGCTACGAGCGGGAAACGACGCCGGCCATCGACGCGCTCGCGGCGAACGGCCACCGCTTCGCGAACGCCTTCGCCCACGCCTGCGCGACCCGTGCGTCGTTTCCATCGATCCTCACCTCGTCGACCGCGCTCATGTACGGCGGGTACGAATCCCTCTCCGAGAACCGAACCCTCGTCACCGAGGCGCTCCCCGCCGCCTACCGAGCGGGGGGCTTTCACTCGAACCTCTATCTCTCGGCGGAGTTCGGTTATTCGCGGGGGTTCGATGCCTTTTTCGACTCGAAGAGTGACCCATCGCCAGCGGCCCGGGTGAAAGGAGCCGTCGAGGAGCGCCTCGACGAAGACGGCTGGCTCTACGGCGTTCTGTCGAGAGCGGTCGACACGGCTGAGAAAGAGGCCGGCATCAACGTCGGCTCGGCCTACGTCAGGGCCGATGAAATCACCGAGAAGGCCATCGACTGGGCCGAGAACGAGCGCGATGGCCCCCGGTTCCTCTGGACACACTACATGGACGTCCACCATCCCTACCGTCCACCCGAGCGCCATCAGCGCGCGCTCGGGATCGATCCCGTCCCCGAGCGCGAGGCGATCAGGCTCCGCCGGAAGATGATCGAGGCCCCCGACGAGATCACCGACGACGAACGCAGGACACTGATCGACCTCTACGACGCCGAGATCCGCTTCACTGACACGGAGATCGGTCGTCTGATCGAGCGCGTTCGGGGGATGTGGGGCGACGACACGATGGTGATCGTCACCGCCGACCACGGCGAGGCGTTTGGCGAGCACGGAGGTTATAGCCACACACAGACCTTCCACGACGAGATGCTCCACGTCCCGCTGATCGTGAGTTGCGGGGGCGATTCCCGAGTAACGACCCACGACGAACTCGTCGGATTGGCCGACCTCACGCCGACCATCGTCGATTATGCGGGTGGCGAGCAGGCGAATTCGTTCGTCGGTCACAGTCTCCACCCGCTGCTCGACGGTGAGGGTGACTGGCCGCGCGAGCACGTCGTCGGTGACTGGGCCGACGGGAATCGTGGCGGCGGCGAGCGACGGTTCGCCTACCGTGACCGCCGCTGGAAGTACATCGAGCGCGGCGACGGGCGCGTGCTCTACGATCTCGCGGCCGACCCCGGCGAGCACGAGAACGTCGCGGACGCCAATCCTGAGGTGTGCGAACGGCTTCACAGCGTGCTCGACGAGCATCGAGGGCGGATCGCGGCGAGCGCCGACGACCTTCGGACCGTCGAGATGAACGAGAGTACCAAAAAACGCCTCCGCGACCTCGGCTACGCGGAGTGAGCGGCAGCGATGCGCATCGGACAGACGTCGATCGTCAACTTCCTCTCGCAAATAGCGACGTCGATTTTCGGCTTCGTCGTCACCGTCTATCTCGCGCGCGAACTCGGCGACGCGGTGCTCGGCAACTACTTCCTCGTCGTCGCGGTGTTGGTCTGGCTGAAGGTGCTCGGCGGGCAGGGCATCCAGATGGCCATCCGCAAGCGCGTGAGCGAGGGTGAATCGGAGGCGGCGTTCTTCGGTGCGGGACTCACCCTCCAACTGGTCGCGTTCGTCGTGCTCGCGGGTACGATTCTCGTCTTCCGCGGGCCAGTCAACGACTACCTCAGAACCGACGCAGCGCTCGGGCTGATCGCGCTGCTCGCCACCGGACTCCTCGTTTGGCAGGTGCGAGCGGCGCTCGAAGGCCGTCATCGGGTGGCGCTGTCCTCGCTGCTCGGCCCGTTCGACCGCACCGCCCGTGGCGCGCTCCAGATCGGCGTCGTGGTCGTCGGTCTCGGCACTGTTGGCTGGCTGCTGGCCGGCTACGCGGTCGCCGAACTGCTGACGGGGCTCGTCGGCCTCTCGTTGCTCGCCATCCGTCCGCGGCTGCCGACCCGCGAACAGCTCTGGAGCCTGCTGGACTACGCGAAATACTCCTGGTTTTCGGGCATCGAATCGCGTACCTTCGCCTCGATGGACACGCTCGTACTCGCGATCCCTGCCTTCGCGATCTCGTCGGGCCAGATCGGCGTTTACGAGGTCGCCTGGAACCTCGCGTCGGTGCTCGCGGTGTTCGGCGCGTCGGTCAGCACGACGCTGTTCCCGGCGATCAGCAGGCTGTCGAGCGCCGGCGAGGACGGTATCGAGGGCCTCATCGACGACGCGGTGGCCTACTCCGGCCTGTTCGTCATCCCCGGTCTCGTCGGCTGTGCGGTCGTCGGCCGGCGCGTGCTCGCCATCTACGGCGCGGAGTTCACCCGTGGCTACACGATCCTGCTCGTCCTCGTGGCCGCCAGACTGCTCTACGTCTACCAGTCACAGTTCACGAACGTGCTCGCGGCGATCGACCGACCCGACAGCGCCTTTCGGGTCAACGTCGCGTTCGTCGCCACCAACCTCGTGCTCAACGTGGCGCTCGTCGCGCTCGTCGGCTGGCTCGGCGCGGCCGTCGCCACCGCGACCTCGGCGACGATCGGACTGGTGCTCTCGTACTGGTATCTCCGGCAGTACGTCACGATCCCGATTCCCCTCGGCGAACTGGCGAGCCAGGTGCTCGCCGCGGTCGCGATGGGCGTCGTCGTCCTCGTCGGCCGCGGGTTCGCCGGTGCGGGCGTCGCGTGGACGGTCGCACTGGTCGCCGTCGGCGGCGCTGCCTATTTCGCCACGCTGACCGCGCTCTCGCGGCGGTTCCGGGCGACCGTCCGGCGGAACCTACCGGCTGTCGGATGACTGTCGACATCTATTGTGTGGTGAAAGCCGAAGGCGTTTGGCGCTGCGACGCGGTTTCGGGACAATGACGTTCGCCGACTGGCTCGCCGAGACCGGAGCGCGGGTCGAGAGCGATGGAATGGCTGGCGTCTGCGCGAGTGCGTATGAACTGTGGATCGGCGCGCTCCGCCGGACCAACCGCTTCGCCGACTCCGGCGTCAATATCTACGACCGCCCGTGGGACGCGCTCGTGATCCTCGACGGCTGTCGCGCCGACGTTCTCCACGGCATCGCCCACGAATACGAGTTCCTCGATAACCCGGGCATCCACCACTCGCCCGGTTCGACCTCCTACGAATGGATGGAGCGGACGTTCACCGAGGAATATCGCAAGGAGATGGAACGGACCGTGCAGGTTACCGCGAACCCACATTCCCAGCGGTTTTTCGACGATGATGATTTTCGAAAAATCGATGCAGTCTGGCGTGATGCATGGGACGAAACTCGCGGAACAGTGCTCGCACGTTCGGTGACGGACCGTGCTATCGTCGCTGGCCGTGAGGAAGTCGGAACTGATGACCGTCTTCTCGTTCATTACATGCAGCCACACTTCCCTTCCGTTCCCGCACCGCTTATGAACGGGGTCGGTCTCGACGATTGGCTCGACGGGTCCGAGCATGCGTGGCAGGGCTTACGTCGAGGAGAGTTCACCGAACGCGACGTTTGGCTGGCATACGTGGAAAACCTCCGCTATGTACTCGACGACGTGGCGATTCTTCTCGAAAACCTCGATGCCGAGCGCGTCGCTATCACCGCCGACCACGGTAACGCCAAGGGTGAGTGTGGTATCTATGGCCACCCGAACGTTCCCCTGAACGTCCTCCGGAACGTTCCATGGTTCGTGACAAGCGCGACCGATCACCGGACGCGCGATCCTGATGTTGATTCAATGACTGGTGCGGAACCGTCCGACGAAACGGTTGCCGAGCGACTCGAAGCACTCGGCTATGCAGACGAAGGTACGTAATATACACAATATTATCTACGCGTATCCGAGCGATTCGAGCCGTTGCTGAACTACGGACGATGTTGTGGTGGTTTCCTCAACGGCACGACGTTGAATTCGTTCGCGATGGGTTGCAAGATGATTCCGGAACTTCTCCGCACTGGCCGTATACTCGCCACTTCTCTCACCGACGATCTCTGCTATCGAGAGACCGTCTGGTGTTTCGTATCCGTATCCCGATGCCGTTGCGACGCCGGCCAGTTCGTGATCGGCCTCCGATGGGTCTCCACCGTCGGCGGTGACTCGTGCAGCGCTTCGGCGGTTGATACCGTGGTGTTCCGCGAAACAAGCGTACGGCTCGTCGGTGGCACTGTCCGACTGCTTGGCTACCCATTCGCCGACCGATTCGGTTGGAAGAACTCGGCCATCCGATGGAGCGTCCTCCTCCATCAGTGCCAGTACCGTTTGGTGAACATCGAGAAGGCTAGTTGGCGCGGCACACTGCTGGTCGGGAACACCCTCTCCCGAAATAATGCACGGTACGTGTGTGAGGCCCGGATATACTCCATATGCATGCTGCCAGACGCCGTGTTCACCGAACATCTCTCCATGATCGCTGAGCGTGATGACGTAATCGAAATCCTCACGAAGCGCCGAAAAAATCTCCTCGTAAATATCGGCGAGATAACGGACACTATCGTCGTAAGCCCGCTCCAAGAGTGCGGAATCGATGGGTGGACCCTCGCCAAGAGTTGCGGCGAGACCGTTGTAGCTATCACCGTCCTGTAACGAATCGCTATCGGATCGTCGATACGATTCGGGTGGTTCGTATGGCCAATGAGCCTCCATTAGGTTGACGAAGAGGAACTCGTCGCTACCGAAGGAGGTCTCCCGAACGAACTCGAGCGTTTCACTCGCACCATCGTCGTCGGGCTGTTGGGAAATACCGAGATCCCGGAGTTTGAGCAACGCACCACGTTTTATCGACGGCCATGTCGCACAGTCTTCGGTGA belongs to Halococcus qingdaonensis and includes:
- a CDS encoding carbohydrate ABC transporter permease; this translates as MSQETVTADATDGESSTSDLRDAIGGKRILLYAVLALIAVYFLVPLEAGLVTSFKTNEAVINTAPYLPPGPDGFTLQNWAEALDTLSSGLVNSLVMTIPATVLGALFGSLAAYGLTQISWKGQIPIFALFVAGVFIPYQAVLVPLSQFWSMIPLETALSPLWALPLLEPYHADLIELIVTHTSYGIPISTVLFRGYYMGLSDEMVEAARLDGAGVFEIYRRIVLPLSGPMFAVVLIYQFTQIWNELLFALILVGGTGPSAPVTLSLVGLGTSLEGVDFGLRMAGAFLTALPTLLVFIIFGDQFAQGVAGRT
- a CDS encoding carbohydrate ABC transporter permease, whose product is MPSPDRTDVGRSIRSRLSDLRTRLVGDTGDDESPVRTDGGATVSRGSAGTGLSDRLRSPRNSRFVGSLPFWLPPFLLMGLFVYGAIGWNFLISLTDMEGFGDPDYSTLDFQQYAELFGSEAFINAARNTFVLLIAFTVLCLVLGLVLAILLDRTLRLQNTFRLVYLLPFSLSFVVTAQLWAWMYDIDNGIINSVLSLGGLSPDWIGNPQLVLGAVIFALVWQFSGYAMVVFLAGLQAIPDEHFEAARIDGASTIKMYWRVIIPQLRGSVISALVVLMIGALKAFDFLYALFGQYRPAAGADILATLMVREAYSNQHWAYGSAIAIVLYVLALLVVIPYLYSQYRRGAL
- a CDS encoding ABC transporter substrate-binding protein, which produces MSDSESNYSRRTYLKGTAAASAGAMVGLAGCVGGGGGGGGNGSGGNNSSGGGSSGGGGKLQVLHGWTGGDGKKAINNLIKTFEEAHSDVDTNFQAIGGGGNTNLDTTISNRAQNGNLPSSWADWPGNNLVQFTSAGLLGDISDDVWTKDLKQNYTKEAKQYSQVGESSKSVGSGPYVAVPIGSHRMNDLFYNVSVVEEAGVDPTSFSKPSDLTAALKKVEQNTDAVGLAQGLEAPFTTLQLWEVVMQGQAGYQAFMDYINGEGDEKAVRKAFQTVQNYYDHINDDASSIGFTQANQKFMSGDAAFVHNGNWVAGSYRNQDDFEYEDDWNNVTFPGTDDMYGMHLDSFPFPADGPAPEAAKTWLSYLGTTEAQVAFNQYKGSIPPRTDAPTDKFGPYLTKTIKEYSEVSQKPPTIAHGLAVLPDVHSDIDGVITNEFLGSGNLDSATKGMLDAVSGSN
- a CDS encoding mandelate racemase/muconate lactonizing enzyme family protein, which translates into the protein MGIDYADLHDPNAEYTMRELSSETMGVRAKRGGGRDVEITDVQTTMVDGNFPWTLVRVYTDAGIVGTGEAYWGAGVPEIIARMTPFVVGENPLDIDRLFEHLVQKMSGEGSIGGTVITAISGIEIALHDLAGKILELPAYQLLGGKYRDSVRVYCDCHAGEEEDPQANADEAERVVEELGYDALKFDLDVPSGHEKDKANRHLRNKEIEHKAEIVRAVTERLDGRADAAFDCHWAFTGGSAKRIARAIEEHDVWWLEDPVPPENHDVQREVTRGTTTPIAAGENVYRKHGYRRLLEEQAVDVVAPDLPKMGGMRETRKVADMADSYYVPVAMHNVASPVGTMASAHVGAAIPNSLAVEYHSYQLGWWAELVEESVIQEGAIEIPERPGLGLTLDMDAVAEHMVDGEELFDAA